In Streptomyces nodosus, one DNA window encodes the following:
- a CDS encoding ABC transporter ATP-binding protein — protein MLELRAITAGYDRNAPVVRDASLTVEPGEAVGLLGPSGCGKSTLARVAALLHRPYSGALLLDGAPVRRWRHRAPRTQRTAFGVVFQQPRLSADPRLSLTDLITEPLRATGRRDTPPEQVTELATAVGLTPDLLSRRPHEVSDGQLQRACLARALVLRPRWLICDEMTAMLDASTTAALVTVVEDYRRTTGAGLLAVGHDHTLLHRWCDRTVHWNTLAVG, from the coding sequence GTGCTTGAACTGCGCGCCATCACCGCCGGATACGACCGAAACGCCCCCGTGGTGCGGGACGCCTCCCTGACGGTCGAGCCGGGCGAGGCCGTCGGCCTGCTCGGCCCCAGCGGCTGCGGCAAATCCACCCTCGCCCGCGTCGCCGCCCTGCTGCACCGCCCCTACTCCGGCGCCCTCCTCCTCGACGGCGCCCCGGTGCGCCGCTGGCGCCACCGCGCCCCGCGCACACAACGCACCGCCTTCGGCGTCGTCTTCCAGCAGCCCCGGCTCTCCGCGGACCCCCGGCTGAGCCTCACCGACCTGATCACCGAACCCCTGCGCGCCACCGGCCGCCGTGACACACCTCCCGAGCAGGTGACCGAACTCGCCACGGCCGTCGGCCTCACCCCGGACCTGCTGTCCCGACGCCCCCACGAGGTCAGCGACGGCCAGCTCCAGCGCGCCTGCCTCGCCCGCGCCCTGGTACTGCGCCCCCGCTGGCTGATCTGCGACGAGATGACCGCCATGCTCGACGCCTCCACCACCGCCGCCCTGGTCACCGTCGTCGAGGACTACCGCCGCACCACGGGCGCGGGCCTCCTCGCCGTGGGCCACGACCACACCCTCCTGCACCGCTGGTGCGACCGCACGGTCCACTGGAACACCCTGGCAGTGGGGTGA
- a CDS encoding ABC transporter ATP-binding protein: MTERPPVLSVRGLSVRFLMPGGRRVAAVTDARFEVAAGECLALIGESGCGKSVLASALLGLLPANAETAGEAGLDGLDLLSADERTLARTVRGRLIGLVPQSPAAHLTPVRTVRSHLEETVAALTGTRGRRATRAAAEASAARAAFPADHLDRHPHQLSGGLAQRAATALALVGDAPLLLADEPTTGLDRELVERTVDELRRPIDEAGRALLMITHDLSAAERIADRIAVMYAGRIVEIADATAFFGTPGPRHPYSRGLLQALPDRAFAPIPGMPPELDALPDGCAFAPRCPRATDACATPPRPTGTVACHHPHVPEDARA; this comes from the coding sequence GTGACCGAGCGACCTCCCGTGCTGTCGGTACGCGGGCTGTCGGTGCGTTTTCTGATGCCCGGCGGGCGCCGCGTCGCCGCCGTCACCGACGCCCGTTTCGAGGTGGCGGCCGGGGAGTGTCTCGCCCTGATCGGGGAGAGCGGCTGCGGCAAGTCCGTCCTGGCCTCCGCCCTCCTCGGGCTGCTCCCCGCCAACGCCGAGACCGCGGGCGAGGCCGGGCTCGACGGCCTCGATCTGCTCTCCGCCGACGAGCGGACCCTCGCCCGCACCGTGCGCGGCCGCCTCATCGGGCTCGTCCCGCAGAGCCCCGCCGCCCATCTGACCCCCGTACGCACCGTCCGATCCCATCTGGAGGAGACGGTCGCCGCCCTGACCGGCACCCGGGGCCGCCGGGCCACCCGCGCGGCCGCCGAGGCGTCCGCCGCACGCGCGGCCTTCCCCGCGGACCACCTCGACCGGCATCCCCACCAGCTCTCCGGCGGTCTCGCCCAGCGCGCCGCGACCGCCCTGGCCCTGGTCGGCGACGCACCCCTGCTACTGGCCGACGAACCGACCACCGGACTCGACCGCGAACTGGTGGAGCGCACGGTCGACGAACTGCGCCGCCCCATCGACGAGGCCGGCCGGGCCCTGCTGATGATCACCCACGATCTGTCCGCGGCCGAACGCATCGCCGACCGTATCGCCGTGATGTACGCGGGCCGCATCGTCGAGATCGCCGACGCGACCGCCTTCTTCGGCACCCCGGGCCCCCGCCATCCCTACAGCCGAGGCCTCCTCCAGGCCCTGCCCGACCGCGCCTTCGCCCCCATCCCCGGCATGCCCCCGGAACTCGACGCCCTCCCGGACGGCTGCGCCTTCGCACCGCGCTGCCCCCGCGCCACCGACGCCTGTGCGACGCCCCCGCGGCCGACCGGGACCGTCGCCTGCCACCACCCGCACGTCCCGGAGGACGCCCGTGCTTGA
- a CDS encoding ABC transporter permease encodes MAEATHRPKPRSGTVWRSRGADRRSTRALRVRTSAVLVTATLLAVLLVPPLVQLDQQAVDLAAKLRPPSWAHPFGTDDVGRDLLLRCVYGLRVSLLVGAAAALTATVIGTAVGACAGALGGWADRIVMRVVDTVSSVPHLLLGIFIVALFRPGVWPVIVSVALTHWLSTARIVRAEVLSLRARPYIDAAVSGGASRWRVAVRHLLPAVLPQAGLAAVLMVPHAMWHESALSFLGLGLPTHTASLGTLIQGAQGSLLAGQWWPTLFPGLFIIVPTLAVAGLAGAWRERLNPRRRSELML; translated from the coding sequence ATGGCTGAGGCCACGCACCGTCCGAAACCGCGGTCCGGGACCGTCTGGCGTTCGAGGGGCGCCGACCGCCGTTCCACCCGTGCCCTGCGGGTGCGCACCTCGGCGGTCCTGGTGACCGCGACCCTGCTCGCCGTGCTGCTGGTCCCGCCGCTCGTCCAGCTCGACCAGCAGGCCGTCGACCTGGCCGCCAAGCTGCGACCGCCCTCCTGGGCCCACCCCTTCGGCACCGACGACGTCGGCCGGGACCTGCTGCTGCGCTGCGTCTACGGCCTGCGGGTCTCCCTGCTGGTCGGCGCGGCGGCGGCCCTCACCGCGACCGTGATCGGCACCGCCGTCGGGGCCTGCGCCGGAGCCCTGGGCGGCTGGGCGGACCGCATCGTGATGCGGGTCGTCGACACCGTCTCCTCGGTGCCCCATCTGCTGCTCGGCATCTTCATCGTCGCCCTGTTCCGGCCCGGCGTCTGGCCGGTGATCGTCTCGGTCGCGCTCACCCACTGGCTGTCGACCGCCCGGATCGTCCGCGCCGAGGTCCTCTCCCTGCGCGCCCGGCCGTACATCGACGCCGCCGTCTCGGGCGGCGCGTCCCGGTGGCGGGTGGCGGTACGTCATCTGCTGCCCGCCGTGCTGCCCCAGGCCGGGCTCGCCGCCGTACTGATGGTGCCGCACGCCATGTGGCACGAGTCGGCCCTGTCCTTCTTGGGACTCGGCCTGCCCACCCACACCGCGAGCCTGGGCACCCTCATCCAGGGCGCACAGGGCTCGCTGCTGGCCGGACAGTGGTGGCCGACCCTCTTCCCGGGCCTGTTCATCATCGTCCCCACCCTCGCCGTGGCCGGCCTCGCCGGAGCCTGGCGGGAACGGCTCAACCCCCGCCGCCGATCGGAGCTGATGCTGTGA
- a CDS encoding ABC transporter permease translates to MARLVGRRLLSAVPVLLVVTFGVFAVAAASPFDPVKAYAGTAALGADQQTLDRLRDNLGVDQPFTARWWHWLTSALGGDLGRSTLLRQPVAQVIGERLVWSSLLCAVAFAAAVLGGTLLGVLAARRPGSMVDRGVSSVAYALEAAPVFWIALLAVWLFALRLGVLPAGGLTDTASEHITPGQVARHLVLPAGVLAVSQLPWFTLYVRQGVGDALAEDPVRGARARGLSETTVLLGHALRSGLLPVITLIGSRVPELITGALLVESVFSWPGIAATTVQAATAVDFPLLAALTTLAATAVLIGNLLADLLYGLLDPRVKLSEM, encoded by the coding sequence ATGGCACGACTGGTGGGGCGGCGGCTCCTGTCCGCCGTCCCCGTCCTCCTCGTCGTCACCTTCGGTGTCTTCGCCGTCGCCGCCGCCTCCCCCTTCGACCCCGTCAAGGCCTACGCGGGCACGGCCGCCCTCGGCGCCGACCAGCAAACCCTGGACCGGCTGCGGGACAACCTCGGTGTGGACCAGCCCTTCACCGCCCGCTGGTGGCACTGGCTGACCTCCGCTCTCGGCGGCGACCTGGGCCGATCCACCCTGCTGCGGCAGCCCGTCGCCCAGGTGATCGGCGAACGCCTCGTATGGTCCTCGCTGTTGTGCGCGGTCGCGTTCGCAGCCGCCGTGCTCGGCGGCACCCTGCTGGGGGTGCTGGCCGCCCGCCGCCCCGGATCGATGGTCGACCGCGGTGTCAGTTCGGTCGCCTACGCCCTCGAAGCGGCCCCGGTCTTCTGGATCGCGCTCCTCGCCGTCTGGCTGTTCGCCCTCCGGCTGGGCGTCCTCCCGGCGGGCGGCCTCACCGACACCGCCAGCGAACACATCACCCCGGGGCAGGTGGCCCGCCATCTGGTGCTGCCCGCCGGTGTGCTCGCCGTCTCCCAACTGCCCTGGTTCACCCTGTACGTACGCCAGGGGGTCGGCGACGCCCTGGCGGAGGACCCCGTGCGCGGCGCCCGGGCCCGCGGCCTGAGCGAGACCACGGTGCTGCTCGGCCATGCGCTGCGCTCCGGTCTGCTGCCGGTCATCACCCTGATCGGCTCCCGCGTCCCCGAACTCATCACGGGCGCCCTGCTGGTGGAGAGCGTCTTCAGCTGGCCCGGCATCGCGGCGACCACCGTGCAGGCGGCCACCGCCGTCGACTTCCCGCTGCTCGCCGCTCTGACGACGCTGGCCGCCACCGCCGTGCTCATCGGCAATCTGCTCGCCGACCTGCTCTATGGACTCCTCGACCCGAGGGTGAAGCTCAGTGAGATGTGA
- a CDS encoding ABC transporter substrate-binding protein, which yields MTTRRIRSAAVATALVTAGVAACAAPGSGGSDGTSVVIGVAAEPDTLSPLLGYGKDGNSKIFDGLLARDAQLKLKPALATTLPQVTADGLTYTYTLRDGVKFSDGKPLTTDDVVFTYRTVLDKKTNNTSRSELDAVKDVRASGGNRVVFTLKYPYAPFAGRTVLPIVPEHIAGKQDPNTGSFNTEPVGTGPYVLSAWSKGEKLTFKANPHYWGGEPKVKTFTMAVIADDSVRATRLRSGDLDGAVLPPQLAATFKGENGKKTYRAKSYDFRAVTLPTENKVTGDRAIRRALDSAVDREAMVAKILDGAGRPAYGPLPMDDPWFAKSVERPRDLAGARRILDEAGWRTGKDGIRVKDGIRVKDGRRASFTLLYPSGDKVRQDHALAYASDAKKAGIDVTVESATWEVIEPRMKDDAVLAGFGSAGDPDFGLYTLLHSSLAGDGFNNMARYSDPAVDKALDTGRRSRDRTVRENAYDTVQHALVENPGYTFLTHIDHLYVLADRWQGLTTQLEPHEHGFASGPWWNIQDWQPAK from the coding sequence ATGACGACCCGTCGAATACGAAGTGCCGCCGTCGCCACGGCGTTGGTGACGGCCGGGGTCGCCGCCTGCGCCGCCCCCGGCAGCGGCGGGAGCGACGGCACCTCCGTCGTGATCGGGGTGGCCGCCGAGCCGGACACCCTCAGCCCGCTGCTCGGCTACGGCAAGGACGGCAACTCCAAGATCTTCGACGGCCTGCTGGCCCGGGACGCCCAACTGAAGCTCAAGCCCGCCCTCGCCACCACGCTTCCCCAGGTCACCGCGGACGGCCTCACCTACACGTACACCCTGCGCGACGGCGTGAAGTTCAGTGACGGGAAGCCGCTGACCACCGACGACGTGGTCTTCACCTACCGGACCGTCCTGGACAAGAAGACCAATAACACCTCCCGCAGCGAACTGGACGCCGTCAAGGACGTCCGGGCGAGCGGTGGCAACCGGGTCGTCTTCACCCTGAAGTACCCGTACGCGCCGTTCGCCGGGCGCACCGTGCTGCCCATCGTCCCCGAGCACATCGCCGGCAAGCAGGACCCCAACACCGGTTCCTTCAACACCGAGCCGGTCGGCACCGGCCCCTATGTCCTCTCCGCCTGGAGCAAGGGCGAGAAGCTCACCTTCAAGGCCAACCCGCATTACTGGGGCGGGGAGCCGAAGGTCAAGACGTTCACCATGGCGGTCATCGCCGACGACAGTGTGCGCGCCACCCGGCTGCGCTCCGGCGACCTCGACGGCGCGGTCCTGCCGCCCCAGCTCGCCGCCACCTTCAAGGGCGAGAACGGCAAGAAGACGTACCGGGCGAAGTCCTACGACTTCCGGGCCGTCACCCTCCCCACCGAGAACAAGGTCACCGGCGACCGGGCGATCCGCCGGGCGCTCGACTCCGCCGTGGACCGGGAGGCCATGGTCGCCAAGATCCTCGACGGCGCGGGACGGCCCGCGTACGGGCCGCTGCCCATGGACGACCCCTGGTTCGCCAAGAGCGTCGAACGGCCCCGTGACCTCGCCGGGGCCCGGCGCATCCTCGACGAGGCGGGCTGGCGGACCGGCAAGGACGGCATCCGTGTCAAGGACGGCATCCGTGTCAAGGACGGCCGCCGGGCCTCCTTCACCCTCCTCTACCCCTCCGGGGACAAGGTCCGCCAGGACCACGCACTCGCCTATGCCTCCGACGCCAAGAAGGCCGGCATCGATGTGACCGTGGAGAGCGCCACCTGGGAGGTCATCGAGCCCCGGATGAAGGACGACGCGGTCCTCGCGGGCTTCGGCTCCGCCGGCGACCCCGACTTCGGCCTCTACACCCTGCTGCACTCCTCCCTCGCCGGCGACGGCTTCAACAACATGGCCCGCTACAGCGACCCGGCCGTGGACAAGGCGCTCGACACCGGCCGCCGCAGCCGGGACCGGACCGTCCGCGAGAACGCCTACGACACGGTTCAGCACGCACTGGTCGAGAACCCCGGCTACACCTTCCTCACCCACATCGACCACCTCTATGTGCTCGCGGACCGCTGGCAGGGGCTGACCACCCAACTCGAGCCGCACGAGCACGGGTTCGCCAGCGGTCCCTGGTGGAACATCCAGGACTGGCAGCCCGCGAAGTGA
- a CDS encoding DUF397 domain-containing protein encodes MRSLDLTGATWRKGSYSNQDGGECLDVSEDFVAVVPVRDSKDVRGPVIAFAAGGWASFVAAVKRGELGA; translated from the coding sequence GTGCGATCCCTCGACTTGACCGGCGCCACCTGGCGCAAGGGCAGCTACAGCAACCAGGACGGTGGCGAGTGCCTGGACGTTTCCGAGGACTTCGTCGCCGTCGTCCCCGTGCGTGACAGCAAGGATGTGCGCGGTCCGGTGATCGCGTTCGCCGCCGGCGGCTGGGCCTCGTTCGTGGCGGCCGTGAAGCGCGGCGAGCTGGGCGCCTGA
- a CDS encoding type II toxin-antitoxin system YoeB family toxin has product MDEEHRLVYVVTNEEVIVIAARYHY; this is encoded by the coding sequence ATCGATGAGGAGCACCGCCTCGTTTACGTGGTGACGAACGAAGAAGTCATCGTCATTGCCGCCCGATATCACTACTGA
- a CDS encoding Nickel transporter NicT, with protein sequence MTTAPDSAPPRPAASGGGRGQSWHRVRTSMTRGEWAGVGGMAAFILALHIIGWFTLVAIVAPEHYSLGTKTFGVGIGVTAYTLGMRHAFDADHIAAIDNTTRKLMGEGKRPLSVGFWFSLGHSTVVFVLAFLLSLGVKALAGPVQDDNSTLHDITGWIGTTVSGAFLYVIAVINLVIMAGIWKVFRQMRSGRFDEAALEKQLDNRGFMNRILGRLMKAITKPWQMYPLGLLFGLGFDTATEVALLVLAGSGAASGLPWYAILCLPVLFAAGMSLLDTIDGSFMNFAYEWAFSKPVRKVYYNLTMTGLSVAVALIIGTVELLGLLADKAGLHGAFWDWIAGLDLNIVGYVIVGLFFATWAVAVLVWRLGGIEAKWEAGMARSSAPAEQGAK encoded by the coding sequence ATGACCACCGCACCTGATTCCGCTCCACCGCGCCCGGCCGCCAGCGGTGGCGGGCGCGGTCAGTCGTGGCATCGCGTCCGCACCTCGATGACCCGCGGGGAGTGGGCCGGCGTCGGCGGGATGGCGGCCTTCATCCTGGCGCTGCACATCATCGGCTGGTTCACCCTGGTGGCGATCGTCGCGCCGGAGCACTACAGCCTGGGCACCAAGACCTTCGGGGTGGGCATCGGCGTCACCGCCTACACCCTCGGCATGCGGCACGCCTTCGACGCGGACCACATCGCGGCGATCGACAACACCACCCGCAAGCTGATGGGGGAGGGGAAGCGCCCGCTGTCGGTCGGCTTCTGGTTCTCCCTCGGGCACTCCACGGTGGTCTTCGTCCTCGCCTTCCTGCTCTCCCTGGGTGTGAAGGCACTGGCCGGGCCCGTGCAGGACGACAATTCCACGCTGCACGACATCACCGGCTGGATCGGCACGACGGTCTCCGGGGCGTTTCTCTATGTCATCGCCGTCATCAACCTGGTGATCATGGCCGGGATCTGGAAGGTCTTCCGGCAGATGCGCTCCGGCCGCTTCGACGAGGCGGCCCTGGAGAAGCAGCTCGACAACCGCGGCTTCATGAACCGCATCCTGGGCCGCCTGATGAAGGCGATCACCAAGCCGTGGCAGATGTATCCGCTGGGCCTGCTGTTCGGTCTGGGCTTCGACACCGCCACCGAGGTCGCGCTGCTGGTCCTGGCCGGCTCGGGCGCGGCCTCGGGGCTGCCCTGGTACGCCATCCTGTGTCTTCCGGTGCTGTTCGCGGCCGGGATGTCGCTGCTCGACACGATCGACGGCTCGTTCATGAACTTCGCCTATGAGTGGGCGTTCTCCAAGCCCGTCCGCAAGGTCTACTACAACCTCACCATGACCGGCCTCTCCGTCGCCGTCGCGCTGATCATCGGCACCGTCGAGCTGCTGGGCCTGCTCGCGGACAAGGCCGGTCTGCACGGGGCGTTCTGGGACTGGATCGCCGGACTCGACCTGAACATCGTCGGCTATGTCATCGTCGGCCTGTTCTTCGCCACCTGGGCCGTCGCCGTGCTGGTGTGGAGGCTCGGCGGCATCGAGGCGAAGTGGGAGGCGGGCATGGCCCGGTCGTCGGCACCGGCGGAACAGGGCGCCAAATAG
- a CDS encoding GTP-binding protein — protein MPYDRPALLPVTVLSGFLGAGKTTLLNHVLANREGLRVAVIVNDMSEVNIDAALVRGGEAALSRTEERLVEMTNGCICCTLRDDLLEEVDRLAREGRFDHLLIESSGISEPMPVAATFAFARDDGATLGDVAQLDTMVTVVDAANFLSELESGDELVERGLDQYEDDERTVSDLLMDQVEFADVIVLNKLDLVDEVAADRLRATLARLNPEARIVRAVQGRVELREVLGTGRFDLERAQQAPGWVKELNGDHVPETEEYGISSTVFRSGLPFHPGRLWAFVTRRLDSGAYGRILRSKGFFTLATRPQVIGLWSQAGSVARFEPSAARDAEAPHAQELVFIGTRLDADALRSALTECLLTDGEELPPEDPFPAWDTYGFDDTCEHEHPEALAHT, from the coding sequence ATGCCGTACGACCGACCGGCCCTGCTGCCCGTCACCGTCCTGTCCGGTTTCCTCGGGGCGGGCAAGACGACGCTGCTCAACCATGTCCTGGCCAACCGCGAGGGCCTGCGGGTGGCCGTCATCGTCAACGACATGAGCGAGGTCAACATCGACGCGGCGCTGGTGCGCGGCGGCGAGGCGGCCCTGTCCCGGACCGAGGAGCGCCTGGTCGAGATGACCAACGGGTGCATCTGCTGCACCCTGCGCGACGATCTGCTGGAGGAGGTCGACCGGCTGGCGCGCGAGGGCCGCTTCGATCATCTGCTCATCGAGTCGTCCGGGATCTCGGAGCCGATGCCGGTGGCGGCGACCTTCGCCTTCGCCCGCGACGACGGTGCCACCCTCGGCGATGTCGCACAGCTGGACACCATGGTCACGGTGGTCGACGCCGCCAACTTCCTGTCCGAGCTGGAGAGCGGCGATGAGCTGGTCGAGCGGGGCCTGGACCAGTACGAGGACGACGAGCGCACCGTCAGCGACCTGCTGATGGACCAGGTCGAGTTCGCCGATGTCATCGTGCTCAACAAGCTCGACCTGGTCGACGAGGTGGCGGCGGACCGGCTCCGGGCGACGCTGGCCCGGCTCAACCCCGAAGCCCGGATCGTCCGGGCCGTCCAGGGGCGCGTGGAGCTCCGGGAGGTGCTGGGCACCGGACGGTTCGACCTGGAGCGCGCCCAGCAGGCGCCGGGCTGGGTCAAGGAGCTCAACGGCGACCATGTCCCCGAGACGGAGGAGTACGGCATCTCCTCCACCGTCTTCCGCTCCGGACTCCCCTTCCACCCCGGCCGGTTGTGGGCCTTTGTGACCCGGCGGCTGGACAGCGGGGCCTATGGGCGGATCCTGCGCTCCAAGGGCTTCTTCACCCTGGCGACCCGCCCCCAGGTGATCGGCTTGTGGTCCCAGGCCGGCTCGGTGGCCCGCTTCGAGCCCTCCGCCGCCCGCGACGCCGAGGCCCCCCACGCCCAGGAACTGGTCTTCATCGGCACCCGGTTGGACGCCGACGCGCTCCGGTCCGCCCTGACCGAGTGCCTGCTGACGGACGGCGAGGAGCTTCCGCCCGAGGACCCGTTCCCCGCCTGGGACACCTACGGCTTCGACGACACCTGCGAGCACGAGCACCCCGAGGCCCTCGCGCACACATGA
- the rpmF gene encoding 50S ribosomal protein L32, which produces MAVPKRKMSRSNTRHRRAQWKATTPTLVPITLDGVRHLVPQHLVKAYERGLLHPED; this is translated from the coding sequence ATGGCCGTCCCCAAGCGGAAGATGTCCCGCAGCAACACCCGCCATCGCCGCGCGCAGTGGAAGGCGACCACGCCGACGCTCGTGCCGATCACCCTCGACGGCGTCCGCCACCTGGTACCGCAGCACCTGGTGAAGGCGTACGAGCGCGGGCTGCTGCACCCCGAGGACTGA
- a CDS encoding alpha/beta fold hydrolase, giving the protein MTTIHAPYRHSGLVCSDHTLSVPLDHARPDGPRIDVFAREVVAAGQERRELPRLLWLQGGPGGRAERPDAASAWLRRALKEYRVVLLDQRGTGRSTPADRTTLEGHPDAAGHLTHFRADAIVRDAELLRRELQGDRPWSVLGQSFGGFCALTYLSHAPEGLEQVFITGGLPTLTGHADDVYRAAYGRVLAHNERYFARYPGDQALADAVAAHLTEHEVRMPSGERLSARRFQTMGITFGTASGFDSLHYLLEGAFVRGPRGPRLSDPFLRGLDATLSFAPRPLYAVLHEPIYAQGGRATGWSAHRIREEFPQFDAEAGGPLRFTGEMIYPWQFEEDPALIPLREAADALARRTDWPALYDLDRLSANTVPVVAAVYYDDMFVDREQSLVTAGLVRGLRPWITNTHAHDGVRADAAVFERLRGMARGEL; this is encoded by the coding sequence ATGACCACCATCCACGCCCCCTATCGCCACAGCGGCCTGGTCTGCTCCGACCACACCCTCAGCGTGCCCCTCGACCACGCCCGCCCCGACGGCCCACGGATCGACGTGTTCGCCCGGGAGGTCGTCGCCGCGGGGCAGGAGCGCCGGGAGCTGCCCCGACTGCTGTGGCTGCAGGGCGGTCCCGGCGGCCGGGCGGAACGCCCCGACGCCGCCTCGGCCTGGCTGCGCCGGGCGCTGAAGGAGTACCGCGTGGTGCTCCTGGACCAGCGCGGCACCGGCCGGTCCACGCCCGCCGACCGCACCACTCTCGAGGGGCACCCCGACGCCGCCGGCCATCTGACGCACTTCCGCGCCGACGCCATCGTGCGCGACGCCGAACTGCTGCGCAGGGAACTCCAGGGCGACCGCCCCTGGAGCGTGCTGGGCCAGAGCTTCGGCGGTTTCTGCGCGCTGACGTATCTCAGCCACGCCCCCGAGGGTCTCGAACAGGTCTTCATCACCGGCGGTCTGCCCACCCTCACCGGCCATGCCGACGACGTCTACCGCGCCGCCTACGGCCGCGTACTGGCGCACAACGAGCGGTACTTCGCCCGCTACCCCGGCGACCAGGCGCTCGCCGACGCCGTCGCGGCCCATCTGACGGAGCACGAGGTGCGCATGCCCTCGGGCGAACGGCTCTCGGCGCGCCGCTTCCAGACCATGGGCATCACCTTCGGCACCGCGTCCGGCTTCGACAGCCTGCACTATCTGCTGGAGGGCGCGTTCGTGCGGGGACCGCGCGGGCCCCGGCTGTCCGACCCGTTCCTGCGCGGTCTGGACGCCACCCTCTCGTTCGCGCCCCGTCCGCTCTACGCCGTGCTGCACGAGCCGATCTACGCCCAGGGCGGCCGGGCCACCGGCTGGTCGGCGCACCGGATCCGGGAGGAGTTCCCGCAGTTCGACGCCGAGGCCGGCGGTCCGCTGCGGTTCACCGGCGAGATGATCTACCCATGGCAGTTCGAGGAGGACCCCGCACTGATCCCGCTGCGGGAGGCCGCCGACGCGCTGGCCCGGCGCACCGACTGGCCGGCCCTGTACGACCTGGACCGGCTCTCGGCCAACACGGTGCCGGTCGTGGCCGCCGTCTACTACGACGACATGTTCGTCGACCGTGAGCAGTCCCTGGTGACCGCGGGACTGGTGCGCGGACTGCGTCCCTGGATCACCAACACCCACGCCCATGACGGCGTCCGCGCCGACGCGGCGGTGTTCGAGCGGCTGCGGGGGATGGCCCGCGGCGAACTGTGA
- a CDS encoding M29 family metallopeptidase, whose protein sequence is MEMFSRLEPRPEYLGFELALAARKLVEEVMLVKPGEHVVLTGDTSSDRRVVEATAQAVAAAGAHPVIVWSETLPSSSMEPPRPVAGAIAHADVWIEFAVSYLMHSDAFRAAMANGCRYTNLTAMDVHMLVATVGRPDFQGVMKLGKALVRLLEAADEVRITSPNGTDLVGRNGDRPINLRGKPAEKPGETVMLSGQISWNPLEETQDGVLVFDGALWPPDQLGLLRSPVRLTVEKGVVTEIEGDRDADVFRTWMASWDDPNMYRVAHWSLGFNPGVLAPTGRIVEDERVFGCVELGIGTKGAWIGGEPWVAAAHTDGSIVGPSIYLDGECIEQEGVYVHPELVEICRELGVEGY, encoded by the coding sequence ATGGAGATGTTCAGCCGCCTCGAACCCCGCCCCGAGTATCTGGGCTTCGAACTCGCGCTGGCCGCGCGCAAGCTGGTCGAGGAGGTCATGCTGGTCAAGCCCGGCGAGCATGTCGTGCTGACCGGTGACACCAGCAGTGACCGCCGGGTCGTGGAGGCCACCGCCCAGGCCGTCGCCGCGGCCGGCGCCCACCCGGTGATCGTCTGGTCCGAGACCCTGCCCAGCTCCTCCATGGAGCCGCCCCGCCCGGTCGCCGGCGCCATCGCCCACGCCGATGTGTGGATCGAGTTCGCCGTCTCGTATCTGATGCATTCCGACGCCTTCCGCGCCGCCATGGCGAACGGCTGCCGCTACACCAACCTCACCGCGATGGACGTCCATATGCTGGTCGCCACCGTGGGCCGCCCCGACTTCCAGGGTGTGATGAAGCTCGGCAAGGCGCTGGTGCGTCTGTTGGAGGCCGCCGACGAGGTGCGCATCACCTCCCCGAACGGCACCGACCTCGTCGGCCGCAACGGCGATCGGCCGATCAATCTGCGGGGCAAGCCGGCCGAGAAGCCCGGCGAGACCGTGATGCTCTCCGGTCAGATCTCCTGGAACCCGCTGGAGGAGACCCAGGACGGCGTGCTGGTCTTCGACGGCGCCCTGTGGCCGCCGGACCAGCTGGGCCTGCTGCGTTCCCCGGTCCGCCTCACCGTGGAGAAGGGCGTGGTCACCGAGATCGAGGGCGACCGGGACGCGGATGTCTTCCGCACCTGGATGGCCTCCTGGGACGACCCCAACATGTACCGGGTCGCCCACTGGTCGCTCGGCTTCAACCCGGGCGTGCTCGCGCCGACCGGCCGGATCGTGGAGGACGAGCGGGTCTTCGGCTGCGTCGAGCTCGGCATCGGGACCAAGGGCGCCTGGATCGGCGGCGAGCCATGGGTGGCCGCGGCCCACACCGACGGCTCCATCGTCGGCCCGTCGATCTATCTGGACGGCGAGTGCATCGAGCAGGAGGGCGTGTATGTGCACCCCGAACTCGTCGAGATCTGCCGTGAACTGGGCGTCGAGGGATACTGA